From one Thermococcus celericrescens genomic stretch:
- a CDS encoding BtpA/SgcQ family protein: MEFERKPLIGMVHLKPLPGSYLYGGSLDDVIEAALRDAKTLEKAGFDAVMVENFGDVPFPKYVDKTTVAAFTAVAKAIRDEVSFPLGINVLRNDGIAAYSIAYAVKADFIRVNVLSGVAYTDQGVIEGIAHELARLRKLLPSKIRVLADVHVKHAVHFFDFEDAIRDTVERGLADAVVISGKATGKPVDVEKLALAKRISPVPVVVGSGTSYNNLPELWKHADAFIVGTWIKRDGKVGNEVSPERARKLVELANKLRQTSL, translated from the coding sequence ATGGAGTTCGAAAGGAAGCCCCTCATAGGCATGGTTCATCTGAAACCCCTCCCCGGTTCATACCTCTACGGCGGGAGCCTTGATGATGTTATCGAGGCCGCCTTAAGGGATGCAAAGACGCTGGAAAAAGCTGGTTTCGACGCGGTAATGGTCGAGAACTTTGGCGATGTTCCCTTCCCGAAGTACGTGGACAAAACCACAGTTGCAGCATTTACCGCCGTCGCTAAGGCAATCCGCGATGAGGTGAGCTTTCCCCTCGGAATAAACGTTCTCCGCAATGACGGAATAGCCGCTTATTCCATAGCCTATGCCGTAAAGGCCGACTTCATAAGGGTGAACGTGCTGAGCGGCGTGGCCTACACCGACCAGGGGGTTATAGAGGGCATCGCCCACGAGCTGGCAAGGCTGAGGAAGCTCCTTCCTTCAAAAATTCGGGTCCTTGCGGACGTGCACGTCAAACACGCGGTTCACTTCTTCGACTTCGAGGATGCCATAAGGGACACGGTTGAGAGGGGTCTCGCCGACGCTGTTGTAATCAGCGGCAAAGCCACGGGAAAGCCCGTCGATGTGGAAAAGCTCGCCCTAGCTAAGAGAATCTCGCCGGTGCCAGTGGTGGTGGGTTCGGGCACTTCCTACAACAACCTCCCGGAGCTGTGGAAGCACGCCGATGCCTTCATAGTCGGCACGTGGATAAAGCGCGATGGGAAAGTTGGAAACGAGGTTTCCCCGGAGAGGGCAAGGAAGCTGGTTGAGCTGGCGAATAAACTTCGACAAACTTCCCTTTGA